One region of Triticum aestivum cultivar Chinese Spring chromosome 6B, IWGSC CS RefSeq v2.1, whole genome shotgun sequence genomic DNA includes:
- the LOC123138005 gene encoding uncharacterized protein, protein MGRGRGRGRGRTAAIARSHEDKGSSGEEVVPARKRRGRPQKHFADKIEQVDVENFVEDVDGGDEDGKDVKLNASAGVKRGRPLKESPNIVLEENSNSSVRSSSDESARTNGFRQIGNRRKSTPRRAAEAGLECK, encoded by the coding sequence ATGGGTAGAGGAAGAGGCAGAGGCAGAGGAAGGACGGCGGCCATTGCCAGGAGCCATGAAGACAAAGGAAGCAGCGGTGAAGAGGTTGTGCCCGCGAGAAAGAGGAGGGGAAGGCCGCAGAAGCACTTCGCCGATAAAATCGAACAGGTTGATGTTGAGAATTTCGTAGAAGACGTCGATGGCGGCGATGAAGATGGCAAAGATGTTAAACTGAATGCAAGTGCTGGTGTGAAGAGAGGCAGGCCACTGAAGGAGAGCCCCAACATCGTCCTGGAAGAGAACAGCAATTCCAGCGTTCGATCAAGCAGCGACGAGTCAGCTAGGACCAATGGGTTCAGGCAGATTGGGAACCGGAGGAAGAGCACGCCCCGGCGAGCAGCGGAGGCAGGGCTAGAATGCAAGTGA
- the LOC123138007 gene encoding uncharacterized protein, with the protein MEWTTVETADGAKLSVRLFKPAAPVEDAEDVAVVLVHPYTILGGVQGLLRGMAQGLAERGHRAVTFDMRGAGRSTGRASLTGSSEVGDVVAVCRWVADTLKPRSVLLVGSSAGAPIAGSAVDKVDQVVGYVSIGYPFGLMASILFGRHHDAILKSEKPKLFIMGTKDGFTSVKQLQNKIKSAAGRVDTHLIEGAGHFQMEGPAFDTQMVDLIVNFIKSLPK; encoded by the exons ATGGAGTGGACGACGGTGGAGACGGCGGACGGGGCCAAGCTGAGCGTGCGGCTCTTCAAGCCGGCGGCGCCGGTGGAGGATGCGGAGGACGTGGCGGTGGTGCTCGTACACCCCTACACGATCCTCGGCGGCGTGCAGGGCCTGCTGCGCGGCATGGCCCAGGGCCTCGCGGAGCGGGGCCACCGCGCCGTCACCTTCGACATGCGCGGCGCCGGGCGCTCCACCGGCCGCGCGTCGCTCACGGGCTCCAGCGAGGTCGGGGACGTCGTCGCCGTCTGCCGCTGGGTCGCCGACACCCTCAAGCCGCGCTCcgtcctcctcgtcggctcctccgccg GAGCACCAATTGCGGGATCAGCAGTTGATAAGGTTGACCAGGTGGTTGGCTATGTTAGCATCGGGTACCCATTTGGTTTAATGGCCTCAATCCTATTCGGCAGACATCATGATGCTATCCTCAAGTCTGAGAAACCAAAGTTATTCATCATGGGAACTAAAGATGGCTTTACGAGCGTAAAGCAGCTGCAAAACAAGATCAAGTCGGCTGCTGGACGGGTTGATACACATTTGATTGAAGGAGCCGGTCACTTCCAAATGGAAGGTCCTGCTTTTGATACCCAGATGGTAGACCTCATTGTCAATTTTATCAAATCTTTGCCCAAATAG